The window CCACAGTTCTGTCAATTTAAATCTCTTGCACACATCACCAGTAGCTTCTGGGTTATCGCTGACTACTCGGGCAGTCTATTGAATTTCGACAGGCTGGTTGCAAGCGCTCATAAAGGATCGAGGCAAAAGATACATGAATCGGTCCGTACTCTCTAACGCAAGGATGCCTCGTCAAACGGCCCGTCTTACGATTGCTCTGATCTCGTTCATGCTGACTGTTCTCTGTTCGGGTGCCAAAGCGCAGCCGCAATCACAAACTACAAAGACAGAGGTGTGGCCGGAGGTCGATGCTCATGTTCAACTCGCATCAAGTTTACGAATCCTCGCGTTTACCGGGCTCGAGCAGGGAGTTGCCTATCCCTTCCAGCAGTGGTATGCGGCGGGGGCGCTCGGCTATCAGGTCCTAAGCATTCAAACGCCACACCTGGTAAATATTGACCCCGATAAAGAGCACTACTTTCTCTTTGGTGGTGGCTATGAATTTCTTCGAACGGTGCAGTCGGGAAAGACCAAGCATGAAGACCGGATCACTCTCGATGCGACACCCAGCTTCCGTCTGCGCGGAGGATTTCTAGTGAGGGACAGGAATTGGGTCGAACTCCGTTGGATCGATGGCTCCTATTCAACGACTTACCGTAACAGGATAACCGTTGAACGCGACTTTCTCGTTCGTAAGATTCGATTCACCCCCTACGGATCGGTGGAGACCTTCTACGATGGTTCAAGTCATTCTTGGAATCAAGAGTGGTATACGGCAGGCGTTCAATTGCCCTACAAGCGAATCTGGATGCTGAATACCTATTACCGGCGAGAGAACTGCAATAATTGCACTCCTGGTAGCTGGAACGCAGCGGGAGGGTCGCTGAACTTCTACTTTCGAAATTTGAAATGACTTGGACGACCGTTCACAGTAGCGGTCTGATCGAGTGTCTTTAGAGAGACGAATAACTAACTTATCGCGTCGACTGCCAATAAATAGCACTTATCGCGGTGCGAGCCCGCACGGTTCCGAGCTCGCGGCAAACATCGTGGTACGGCTACAGCGGGCTGAGATCGTCGAACTTCCGAATCTATATACGAATCCCTCAAGTTGAGGAAAAGTTTGCTGCCTGCTTCACAGACTGAAGGGCCAATTCTCGTACGGAAAGCGTTCGCTTAGGACTGCCCGCACCGCCATTTCGTCTGTCGGGTCTCGGAGCAGCGATTGGCTGCGGAAGCGTTAGGTCATATAACAGGGAATTAATTCTCGATAATCAGGGAATATAAATTGGTCATCTGGGACGATTGAGGTCGTCTCCAACACTAGATCAGTGCTTCCCTTCCCTGTGATTAAGGACAAGTACTAACCGCTTTCTTGTCCGAACCCTTGCTGATCTATATCTATCGCTTACCGGTCTTGTTTCTAGTTATCTGCAACGCGGGTTTACGCATGGCGGCCCAGTCCACCTACCGTCGTGCACAGCAGCGATTCTCTTCAGAAACATCTTTGTCCCTGAAGAGCACCTTCTTTTGAGAACTCCCTTAGCTCGCCATAGAATTATTTCGTTCGCTTTGTCAGGGAGTTTTACAGGCAAAACTCTCAGGTATTTTGGGGTCGCCTTTCCCGTCATACTTGGTCTCTTGAGGATAAGGGCATACCGGACGAACCACGCGCACCGGCGCATCGTGGGTGCCTGTTGTTTTTACCGCCAAGATAGGTCCGGGCGCTTTGCCTCGCTCTACCCATGTCTGCAACAGATCCATTGCGCCCGTGCCTTCACCCTCTGCACCAGCCAATCCAAGCTGCCCAAAGATATTAGGGCCGGGGCCACCGACGCAGTGCTCCATTCCTGGCACCATATACAGGCGAACGAAATCATCGCCTTTTGCGGAACCCATAGCCCTTTTTACGTCAGCCAGGTATTGGACGGAGTTCAAGGGTGAGATGGCAGGATCATTCCAGCCGTGGTACATGATTAGCTTTCCGCCATGCGCCGCAAATCTCGATAAATCAGGATCGATCGCATCCACATCCTTCCCAGTACGATCGATGGCAGTCTTGAGGGAAAGATCGACGTCCGCTGTGAGGGGATTCCAAGTCGGATCATTGAGAACCATGTACCGAAAGTATCCGGAGAGATAGTTCGTGCCACTCGCCCCAGCAGGTGCATTGCCGAGAACCCAGTCGTGCCACGACGGGTTTTCGTCTCCCGGCATCAAGCCGGGAAAGATTGTCACACCCTTACTGTCCTTTGCGCCGCTGTATATCATGCGCAGTGCGTGTATTTGCGGTTGCGTCAGACAACTGCTGTCCTCCGCTCTCTTGCATTGCAGAACAGCAGGATCGAATCGGCAGCGCTCCGGGTCACTGATGACCCCATCCTTCAAGCCATCCAATCCATCACATTCGTTCAGCGCCGCCTGAGTGATCGCAGGCAGCTTTAGCGCCGATATGTACGCGGCAGGATCTCGCGAGGAAGCCTGAGTCAGCACTAGCCCGTTTACCAGCATGTGCGACCAGTTGTTCGCCGGAGCGCCTGCCAAAATTCCGTCGTAGTCGTCTGGGAAGCGCTGCGCCTCCATCAGAGCCTCTCGGCCTCCATCGGAGCACGCATCAAAGTATGACTTCTCCTGTGTCTTAGCGTAATACGCCTTTACCACAGCCTTCGACAGCAGCGCGGTAAGATGCACGGCTCGATAACCAAAGTCAGCAATCTTTTCAGGATGCCGGTAGGCCCAGCTAGCATCTTCCGCGTCGGCCTGGTGTCCTGCGTCCGACCCCGCTGTTGCGTAGCCCCGCCTTAGATTGCGTGCCATCTGCCCGTAGCTGATTGAGCCAGCGAAGCCACCATTGCCAACATCTAACAGACGTCCATTCCACGACTGCAGTGGCAGCCATGCTTCGAATCGAATCGCTGAGTCAGTAGTGGGATGCAGTGTGACGCGGACCCGACAGAACGCCGGCAGGCTAGTCAGCGGTTCCAATCCTTGTAATTCCAGCGAGCCTGCAGTCACCGCTTCAGCAGCCGCCACGGTGGCATCTGGGAACGTCATCTTCATAAGCGATGTGCAATCGAACGCCGCAAAGGCGGCGGGGGCGCCGAGCGCTAAAAGTAGTGCGACAGAAGTGATGAGCAGGACAGTTCGTGACATAAGTGACCACTTTACACCGAGCAGAATCCTGGTGTCGGACGGAGATGAGAGGCCCGATTCTGAGCCTGCGGGCGTTTATCATCGCTCACTTCCGACAAGACGACTTATCGGTACGAATACCTCGATGAGTGCATTGATGATTTGTCAACAACTGAGAAGGCGAACGATGGCTCCGCGCTGCCACCCTTCGGGACTAGGTGACGAGAAGCGCAATTGTCGTTATTTATTGAGTTCGACAATGAGTGGGGGCTTCGGATAGTCCATCGCACGACACAGGTCTTGGCCACAATTCACTTCGTTGCCTACGACTGACGTCCTCCGTTGCGATGCTTGCCTCGGTTTCCAATGGTGCCTCGCCGCCGCGGCTATCCAGACGGCACCTGAGATACGCGATTGCATACTCACCGCACAGTACGGATTTCTCAGTTAATTGAGAGAGAGATGATGTTCGACGCGTTCGCTCCCGGATTGGCTGCTGTTATCGTTGCGCTTCCTGCATTCGTGAGATCGCTGGCTGGGATCGCTACAGTAATGTGTGTCGCATCGACGATGGTGGTTGTGCGGTAGCTTCCGTTCCACAACGCCGCCACTCCTGGCAAGAAGTTGCTTCCGGTAAGCGTCAGGATTGTATTGCCCGATCCACGGCTCAGCGCCGTGCTTGAAGATGAGGTGAGCACTGCAGCGGTATTTGTTTGAAGCAGCTGCGGTACTACAAACGGTCCTCGCAACAGCACGACCTGCCCAGTGGACGTCAGGAGGGCGAGGCCGTCCTGTCCCCAACGCACAAAATCGATCGGACTGGGCACGCCGTCGGATAAGTCAGCTGTCAGAGCAAGGAGCGTGACCTGACCTGAGGCCGTGTAGCTGGCCTGGTCAAAGGCCTCGAGCGCGGCGCCGACTATGCCTGTCTGGCTGGCCGTAAGGCTGGCAAAGAAAGAGCATCCGAGGGAGGGATCTGGCTCAGTTAGCTGGCCATATCCGAAGTCTGACCCAAATTGGCTGGTGGGCGCAACGGTCTGAAAGACGCCGAGTGGCGCAACCGGATTTACGGTAGGGTCAGCGACCCCGCCTAAGTTGGCGTAGGCACGCCCGTTGCGAATCTTGAATGCGCTGAAGTTGTTGAGAGTGTACTGGGTGTTGTAAGAGCCAGAGAGCCCCGCAGAGCTCACTACATAAGAGTAGAAGAGGCCTCCACTGGTATCGAGATCGTAGGCAAAGAGTACATTGGCATTGAGGAACTGGAGGCTCGAGCCTGTATACGTGCCGGTTGCGCTTCCGCGAAGTGCTCCAGTCTGCTGCGTAGCCTTGCGTCGGGCGACCGGCTCGATTATCAGTTCCACACCGTGCTTACCAAGGCGCAGGCACCGGGACAATTCTGGGGGGCGGAACATTTCCTGATGCAAGGTGGCGTGGTTCTGGAACAGAGTCTCACGCTTGCCGTGCCGGAGAAGACCTACGT is drawn from Edaphobacter lichenicola and contains these coding sequences:
- a CDS encoding tannase/feruloyl esterase family alpha/beta hydrolase — encoded protein: MSRTVLLITSVALLLALGAPAAFAAFDCTSLMKMTFPDATVAAAEAVTAGSLELQGLEPLTSLPAFCRVRVTLHPTTDSAIRFEAWLPLQSWNGRLLDVGNGGFAGSISYGQMARNLRRGYATAGSDAGHQADAEDASWAYRHPEKIADFGYRAVHLTALLSKAVVKAYYAKTQEKSYFDACSDGGREALMEAQRFPDDYDGILAGAPANNWSHMLVNGLVLTQASSRDPAAYISALKLPAITQAALNECDGLDGLKDGVISDPERCRFDPAVLQCKRAEDSSCLTQPQIHALRMIYSGAKDSKGVTIFPGLMPGDENPSWHDWVLGNAPAGASGTNYLSGYFRYMVLNDPTWNPLTADVDLSLKTAIDRTGKDVDAIDPDLSRFAAHGGKLIMYHGWNDPAISPLNSVQYLADVKRAMGSAKGDDFVRLYMVPGMEHCVGGPGPNIFGQLGLAGAEGEGTGAMDLLQTWVERGKAPGPILAVKTTGTHDAPVRVVRPVCPYPQETKYDGKGDPKIPESFACKTP
- a CDS encoding IPT/TIG domain-containing protein, with protein sequence MELIIEPVARRKATQQTGALRGSATGTYTGSSLQFLNANVLFAYDLDTSGGLFYSYVVSSAGLSGSYNTQYTLNNFSAFKIRNGRAYANLGGVADPTVNPVAPLGVFQTVAPTSQFGSDFGYGQLTEPDPSLGCSFFASLTASQTGIVGAALEAFDQASYTASGQVTLLALTADLSDGVPSPIDFVRWGQDGLALLTSTGQVVLLRGPFVVPQLLQTNTAAVLTSSSSTALSRGSGNTILTLTGSNFLPGVAALWNGSYRTTTIVDATHITVAIPASDLTNAGSATITAANPGANASNIISLSIN
- a CDS encoding DUF2490 domain-containing protein translates to MNRSVLSNARMPRQTARLTIALISFMLTVLCSGAKAQPQSQTTKTEVWPEVDAHVQLASSLRILAFTGLEQGVAYPFQQWYAAGALGYQVLSIQTPHLVNIDPDKEHYFLFGGGYEFLRTVQSGKTKHEDRITLDATPSFRLRGGFLVRDRNWVELRWIDGSYSTTYRNRITVERDFLVRKIRFTPYGSVETFYDGSSHSWNQEWYTAGVQLPYKRIWMLNTYYRRENCNNCTPGSWNAAGGSLNFYFRNLK